A single Paenibacillus kribbensis DNA region contains:
- the amaP gene encoding alkaline shock response membrane anchor protein AmaP has translation MAKVMDRLLLFLYSLSIGIISILAILLLSGAIPYAISIEDERVVWFASLIIAGVLLLLSLRVFYISIRRSQSVQHSIDQRTEYGDIQISVDTIENLCLKASSRFRGMQDLKARVRVLESGLDITIRAVVDGERSIPVLTSEVQKGVHDHVEEITGIPVSNVSVYIANVSQSPSFKSRVE, from the coding sequence GTGGCCAAAGTTATGGACAGACTTCTGCTGTTCTTATACAGCTTGAGTATCGGAATTATTTCCATTCTCGCCATCCTCCTCCTGAGCGGGGCCATTCCGTATGCTATAAGTATTGAGGATGAGCGAGTCGTATGGTTTGCCAGCTTGATCATTGCAGGAGTTCTGCTGCTATTGAGTCTCCGGGTTTTTTATATCTCTATTCGCCGGAGCCAGTCTGTGCAGCATTCTATTGATCAACGAACGGAATACGGCGACATTCAGATTTCGGTGGATACCATTGAAAATCTGTGTCTCAAAGCGTCATCCCGCTTTCGTGGGATGCAGGATTTGAAGGCACGTGTTCGCGTGCTGGAATCGGGACTTGATATTACGATTCGGGCGGTTGTAGACGGGGAAAGATCCATTCCGGTGTTAACCTCCGAGGTACAAAAAGGGGTACACGATCATGTGGAAGAAATTACAGGCATTCCTGTGTCCAATGTATCGGTGTACATCGCTAATGTTTCTCAGTCACCAAGCTTTAAGAGTCGTGTGGAATAG
- a CDS encoding Asp23/Gls24 family envelope stress response protein has translation MSTVPTEFERTEIGEIQIAPEVIEVIAGLATVEVPGVAGMSGGFAGGFAELLGRKNLSKGVKVEVGQREAAVDVSVIIEYGNRLPEVAAAIQHNVKRSIETMTGLNVVEVNVQIHDVQFKSAEKVEEPEVLGAGRVK, from the coding sequence ATGAGCACAGTGCCAACCGAATTCGAACGTACAGAAATTGGGGAGATTCAGATTGCCCCGGAAGTGATTGAAGTGATTGCCGGACTGGCTACCGTTGAGGTGCCAGGCGTGGCGGGAATGAGTGGCGGATTTGCCGGCGGATTTGCCGAGCTGCTGGGCCGCAAAAATTTGTCTAAAGGTGTGAAAGTGGAAGTCGGACAGCGTGAAGCGGCTGTAGACGTCTCCGTTATTATTGAGTACGGTAACCGTCTGCCTGAGGTGGCTGCTGCTATTCAGCATAATGTTAAGCGTTCCATTGAAACGATGACAGGACTTAACGTTGTTGAAGTGAACGTGCAAATTCATGATGTTCAATTCAAAAGTGCCGAAAAAGTAGAAGAGCCGGAAGTTCTGGGCGCCGGACGGGTTAAATAG